From Streptomyces sp. GSL17-111, one genomic window encodes:
- a CDS encoding transglycosylase family protein has protein sequence MRSGTGRHRRPRQAPAVVVAAGVTGAGIALPFLAASGAQAADGAVWDRVAECESGGAWSANNGSGYYGGFQLTLDTWADYGGTEHADRPDLASRGQQIAVAEAILAAEGPDAWPACAVTSGLTASVNGVVEAPGVPEVGRPGAADGGNGSGGRDGSGTPDGSNGAGRSGGSDRAEPQEATPSPDATDPSATQSPDPSDAPDVDEARSTDRPAPGPTGADGSATDGSEDRADPEVSPSEETAVPDDARSGGAAGDGAGRHRGAPDPREADPDGTDRPDRGAARHAAPADRTDPAGAAEEHRVTRGDSLSGIAAEHGVEGGWPALYEANASLVGADPDLILPGQSLELPVAQR, from the coding sequence ATGCGTTCCGGGACCGGGCGGCACCGCCGCCCCCGTCAGGCTCCTGCCGTCGTCGTCGCCGCGGGGGTGACCGGGGCGGGGATCGCCCTGCCGTTCCTGGCCGCCTCCGGGGCCCAGGCCGCCGACGGCGCGGTGTGGGACCGCGTGGCCGAGTGTGAGAGCGGCGGCGCCTGGAGCGCGAACAACGGCAGCGGCTACTACGGCGGCTTCCAGTTGACGCTGGACACCTGGGCGGATTACGGCGGCACGGAGCACGCCGACCGCCCCGACCTCGCCAGTCGGGGCCAGCAGATCGCCGTCGCCGAGGCGATCCTCGCCGCCGAGGGCCCCGACGCCTGGCCCGCCTGTGCCGTGACGAGCGGTCTGACCGCGTCCGTCAACGGGGTCGTGGAGGCACCGGGCGTCCCCGAGGTCGGGCGGCCGGGCGCCGCCGACGGCGGGAACGGCTCCGGCGGCCGGGACGGCTCCGGCACCCCCGACGGCTCAAACGGCGCGGGCCGCTCGGGCGGCTCGGACCGTGCGGAGCCGCAGGAGGCGACGCCGTCCCCGGACGCGACCGACCCCTCCGCCACGCAGAGCCCCGACCCCTCCGATGCCCCGGACGTCGACGAGGCCCGCTCCACCGATCGCCCCGCCCCCGGCCCCACCGGGGCGGACGGCTCCGCCACGGACGGCTCCGAGGACCGGGCTGATCCGGAGGTGTCGCCCTCCGAGGAGACCGCCGTCCCGGACGACGCCCGGTCCGGTGGCGCGGCCGGGGACGGTGCCGGACGGCACCGGGGTGCCCCCGACCCGCGCGAGGCGGACCCCGACGGCACCGACCGTCCGGACCGGGGTGCCGCGCGGCACGCGGCCCCCGCCGATCGCACGGACCCGGCCGGTGCCGCCGAGGAGCACCGCGTCACCCGGGGCGACTCCCTGTCCGGCATCGCCGCCGAGCACGGGGTGGAGGGCGGCTGGCCCGCGCTGTACGAGGCCAACGCCTCCCTCGTCGGTGCCGACCCGGATCTGATCCTTCCCGGTCAGAGCCTGGAACTCCCGGTCGCACAGCGCTAG
- the eno gene encoding phosphopyruvate hydratase yields the protein MPSIDVVVAREILDSRGNPTVEVEVGLDDSSTGRAAVPSGASTGAFEALELRDGDKARYGGKGVEKAVLAVIEQIGPELVGYDATEQRLIDQAMLDLDATADKSSLGANAILGVSLAVAHAASEASDLPLFRYLGGPNAHLLPVPMMNILNGGSHADSNVDIQEFMIAPIGAESFSEALRWGTEVYHALKAVLKERGLSTGLGDEGGFAPNLGSNREALDLILEAVKAAGYTPGRDIALALDVAASEFYKDGAYQFEGKSRSAADMTAYYGELVDAYPLVSIEDPLFEDDWEGWQTITAQLGEKVQLVGDDLFVTNPERLQRGIDDKAGNALLVKVNQIGSLTETLDAVELAQRSGFKCMMSHRSGETEDVTIADLAVATNCGQIKTGAPARSERVAKYNQLLRIEEILDDAAVYAGRSAFPRFKG from the coding sequence GTGCCGTCCATCGACGTCGTCGTAGCCCGCGAGATCCTCGACTCGCGAGGCAACCCCACGGTCGAGGTAGAGGTCGGCCTCGACGACAGCAGCACCGGCCGAGCGGCCGTGCCCTCCGGCGCGTCCACCGGCGCCTTCGAGGCCCTGGAGCTCCGCGACGGCGACAAGGCCCGCTACGGCGGCAAGGGTGTCGAGAAGGCGGTCCTCGCCGTCATCGAGCAGATCGGTCCGGAGCTCGTGGGCTACGACGCCACCGAGCAGCGCCTCATCGACCAGGCCATGCTCGACCTGGACGCCACCGCCGACAAGTCCTCGCTCGGCGCCAACGCCATCCTCGGTGTCTCCCTCGCCGTCGCGCACGCCGCCTCCGAGGCGTCCGACCTGCCGCTCTTCCGCTACCTCGGCGGCCCGAACGCGCACCTGCTGCCCGTGCCGATGATGAACATCCTCAACGGCGGCTCGCACGCGGACTCCAACGTGGACATCCAGGAGTTCATGATCGCCCCCATCGGCGCGGAGTCCTTCTCCGAGGCACTGCGCTGGGGCACCGAGGTCTACCACGCCCTCAAGGCGGTCCTGAAGGAGCGCGGCCTGTCCACCGGCCTCGGCGACGAGGGCGGCTTCGCCCCGAACCTCGGCTCCAACCGCGAGGCCCTGGATCTCATCCTGGAGGCCGTCAAGGCCGCCGGCTACACCCCCGGCCGCGACATCGCGCTCGCCCTGGACGTCGCCGCCTCCGAGTTCTACAAGGACGGCGCCTACCAGTTCGAGGGCAAGTCCCGCAGCGCCGCCGACATGACCGCCTACTACGGCGAGCTCGTCGACGCCTACCCGCTGGTCTCCATCGAGGACCCGCTGTTCGAGGACGACTGGGAGGGCTGGCAGACCATCACCGCCCAGCTCGGTGAGAAGGTCCAGCTCGTCGGCGACGACCTGTTCGTCACCAACCCCGAGCGTCTCCAGCGCGGCATCGACGACAAGGCCGGCAACGCCCTCTTGGTGAAGGTCAACCAGATCGGCTCGCTCACCGAGACCCTCGACGCCGTCGAGCTCGCCCAGCGCAGCGGCTTCAAGTGCATGATGTCGCACCGCTCCGGCGAGACCGAGGACGTCACCATCGCCGACCTGGCCGTCGCCACCAACTGCGGCCAGATCAAGACCGGCGCCCCGGCCCGCTCCGAGCGCGTCGCCAAGTACAACCAGCTCCTGCGCATCGAGGAGATCCTCGACGACGCCGCCGTCTACGCCGGCCGCAGCGCCTTCCCGCGCTTCAAGGGCTGA
- a CDS encoding FtsB family cell division protein gives MAAERERFSTATRLRALGEQAAAQVYRAQNRRLRHGPRRNRLTGRAALLALVLCSLVVALAYPTRTYVSQRSDIAEERHKLAETEERVAELRELKARLQDPAYVEQLARKHLHYVRAGETGYIVQGDTDAEDEADRRAREEADHDAADRAWYRTFFDGLDRADRS, from the coding sequence GTGGCCGCGGAACGGGAACGGTTCTCCACCGCCACCCGGCTCAGGGCCCTGGGTGAGCAGGCCGCCGCGCAGGTCTACCGCGCGCAGAACCGGCGGCTGCGGCACGGTCCGCGCCGCAACCGGCTCACCGGGCGCGCCGCGCTGCTCGCGCTCGTCCTGTGCTCGCTGGTCGTCGCGCTCGCCTACCCCACGCGCACCTACGTCTCCCAGCGCTCCGACATCGCCGAGGAGCGCCACAAGCTGGCCGAGACCGAGGAACGCGTCGCGGAGCTGCGCGAGCTGAAGGCCCGCCTCCAGGACCCCGCCTACGTCGAGCAGCTCGCGCGCAAGCACCTGCACTACGTCCGCGCCGGGGAGACCGGCTACATCGTCCAGGGGGACACCGACGCCGAAGACGAGGCCGACCGCCGCGCCCGGGAGGAAGCGGACCACGACGCGGCCGACCGCGCCTGGTACCGCACCTTCTTCGACGGCCTCGACCGCGCCGACCGCTCCTGA
- a CDS encoding AMP-binding protein has product MGDGVTGEFRAARDFLLRHREDYAAAYAGFRWPRPERFNWALDWFDVIAEGNGATALHVVEEDGSEVRVSFAELSRRSARVANWLRGVGVQAGDRVLVMLGNQVELWETALAAMKLRAVVIPATPQLGPADLRDRVARGGVRHVVARSEDAGKFDAVPGAYTRVATGTPVAGWRAYAEAEAAPDAFEPDGVTHAHDPLLLYFTSGTTSRPKLVEHTHVSYPVGHLSTMYWIGLRPGDVHLNISSPGWAKHAWSNLFAPWNAEATVFIHHYGRFDPVRLMAEMDRVGVTSFCAPPTVWRMLIQADLGLLRTPPREVVAAGEPLNPEVIEAVRRGWGVVIRDGFGQTETSVQVANTPGQRLKPGSMGRPCPGYAVELLDPVTGEPGAAEGEIALDLARRPVGLMTGYHGDAERTASAMADGYYRTGDIGARDADGYVTYVGRADDVFKASDYKISPFELESALLEHEAVAEAAVVPAPDPVRLAVPKAYVVLAAGWEPGPETARALFAHSRAVLAPYQRVRRIEFAELPKTVSGKIRRVELREATARGSDAEYREGEV; this is encoded by the coding sequence ATGGGTGACGGGGTGACGGGGGAGTTCCGGGCGGCGCGGGACTTCCTGCTGCGGCACCGGGAGGACTACGCGGCGGCGTACGCGGGGTTCCGGTGGCCGCGTCCCGAGCGGTTCAACTGGGCGCTGGACTGGTTCGACGTCATCGCGGAGGGCAACGGGGCGACGGCGCTGCACGTCGTCGAGGAGGACGGGAGCGAGGTCAGGGTCTCGTTCGCGGAGCTGTCCCGCCGCTCGGCGCGGGTGGCGAACTGGCTGCGCGGCGTGGGGGTGCAGGCCGGGGACCGGGTGCTGGTCATGCTGGGCAACCAGGTGGAGCTGTGGGAGACGGCGCTGGCGGCGATGAAGCTGCGCGCGGTCGTCATCCCGGCGACCCCGCAGCTCGGTCCCGCCGACCTGCGGGACCGGGTCGCGCGCGGCGGGGTGCGGCACGTGGTCGCGCGGTCGGAGGACGCGGGGAAGTTCGACGCCGTGCCGGGCGCGTACACGCGGGTCGCGACGGGGACGCCCGTCGCGGGGTGGCGGGCGTACGCGGAGGCGGAGGCCGCGCCGGACGCCTTCGAGCCGGACGGCGTCACCCACGCGCACGATCCCCTGCTGCTCTACTTCACCTCGGGGACGACGTCCCGACCGAAACTGGTGGAGCACACCCACGTCTCCTACCCGGTGGGCCACTTGTCCACGATGTACTGGATCGGGCTGCGTCCCGGGGACGTGCACCTCAACATCTCCTCGCCCGGGTGGGCGAAGCACGCGTGGTCGAACCTGTTCGCGCCGTGGAACGCCGAGGCGACCGTCTTCATCCACCACTACGGCCGGTTCGACCCCGTCCGGCTGATGGCGGAGATGGACCGGGTCGGGGTGACGTCCTTCTGCGCGCCGCCCACCGTGTGGCGCATGCTCATCCAGGCGGACCTGGGGCTGCTGCGGACGCCTCCGCGCGAGGTGGTGGCGGCCGGGGAGCCGCTCAACCCGGAGGTCATCGAGGCGGTGCGGCGGGGGTGGGGCGTCGTCATCCGGGACGGTTTCGGGCAGACGGAGACCTCGGTGCAGGTCGCCAACACCCCGGGCCAGCGGCTCAAGCCGGGATCGATGGGGCGGCCCTGCCCCGGCTACGCGGTGGAGTTGCTCGACCCGGTGACGGGGGAGCCGGGAGCGGCGGAGGGCGAGATCGCCCTGGACCTCGCGCGGCGGCCGGTGGGGCTCATGACGGGCTACCACGGGGACGCGGAGCGCACGGCCTCGGCCATGGCGGACGGCTACTACCGCACGGGCGACATCGGTGCCCGGGACGCCGACGGGTACGTGACGTACGTGGGCCGGGCGGACGACGTGTTCAAGGCCTCCGACTACAAGATCAGCCCGTTCGAGCTGGAGAGCGCGCTGCTGGAGCACGAGGCGGTGGCGGAGGCGGCCGTCGTGCCCGCGCCGGATCCGGTACGGCTGGCGGTGCCGAAGGCGTACGTCGTCCTGGCGGCGGGCTGGGAGCCCGGCCCGGAGACGGCGCGGGCCCTGTTCGCGCACTCCCGCGCGGTGCTCGCGCCGTACCAGCGGGTCCGGCGCATCGAGTTCGCGGAGCTGCCGAAGACGGTCTCGGGGAAGATCCGCCGGGTGGAGCTGCGGGAGGCCACGGCGCGGGGTTCGGACGCCGAGTACCGCGAGGGTGAGGTCTGA
- a CDS encoding NAD(P)/FAD-dependent oxidoreductase, with amino-acid sequence MSTTERPRILVVGGGYVGLYAARRILKKMRYGEATVTVVDPRSYMTYQPFLPEAAAGSISPRHVVVPLRRVLPKAEVLTGRVTEIDQDRKVATVTPLVGEAYELPFDYLVVALGAVSRTFPIPGLAEQGIGMKGVEEAIGLRNHVLEQLDKADSTQDEEIRRKALTFVFVGGGFAGAETVGEVEDLARDAAKYYPSIKREDMRFILVDVADKILPEVGPELGTWGLEHLQKRGVEVYLKTGMDSCVDGHVVLNNGLEADSNTIVWTAGVKPNPVLSRYGLPLGPRGHVDTQPTLQVTGTDYIWAAGDNAQIPDLAARAAGVENAWCPPNAQHALRQAKVLGDNVISGMRGFPQGDYKHANKGAVAGLGLHKGVAMIVVGKSKIRLKGRLAWYMHRAYHGMAVPTWNRKIRVFADWTLGMFLKREVVSLGAMENPREEFYEAARPVPAAASAGAKDADRTKARAS; translated from the coding sequence ATGAGCACCACGGAGCGTCCTCGAATCCTCGTCGTAGGTGGTGGGTACGTCGGTCTGTATGCAGCGCGCCGCATATTGAAGAAGATGCGGTACGGCGAGGCGACGGTGACCGTCGTCGACCCGCGCTCCTACATGACGTACCAGCCCTTCCTCCCCGAAGCCGCCGCCGGCTCCATCTCCCCCCGCCACGTCGTGGTGCCGCTGCGCCGCGTGCTGCCCAAGGCGGAGGTTCTCACCGGCCGGGTGACGGAGATCGACCAGGACCGGAAGGTGGCCACCGTCACCCCGCTGGTCGGCGAGGCCTACGAGCTGCCCTTCGACTACCTCGTCGTCGCGCTCGGCGCCGTCTCCCGCACCTTCCCGATCCCCGGCCTGGCCGAGCAGGGCATCGGCATGAAGGGCGTGGAGGAGGCCATCGGGCTGCGCAACCACGTCCTGGAGCAGCTCGACAAGGCCGACTCCACGCAGGACGAGGAGATCCGCCGGAAGGCGCTGACCTTCGTCTTCGTCGGCGGCGGGTTCGCCGGTGCCGAGACGGTCGGTGAGGTCGAGGACCTGGCGCGGGACGCCGCGAAGTACTACCCGAGCATCAAGCGCGAGGACATGCGGTTCATCCTCGTCGACGTGGCCGACAAGATCCTCCCCGAGGTCGGCCCGGAGCTTGGCACGTGGGGCCTGGAACACCTCCAGAAGCGCGGTGTCGAGGTCTACCTCAAGACCGGTATGGACTCCTGCGTGGACGGCCACGTGGTCCTGAACAACGGTCTGGAGGCGGACTCCAACACCATCGTGTGGACCGCCGGCGTCAAGCCCAACCCGGTGCTCTCCCGCTACGGCCTGCCGCTCGGCCCGCGCGGCCACGTCGACACGCAGCCGACCCTCCAGGTCACCGGCACCGACTACATCTGGGCCGCCGGCGACAACGCGCAGATCCCCGACCTCGCCGCGCGCGCGGCGGGCGTCGAGAACGCCTGGTGCCCGCCGAACGCCCAGCACGCGCTGCGCCAGGCCAAGGTGCTCGGCGACAACGTGATCTCCGGCATGCGGGGCTTCCCGCAGGGCGACTACAAGCACGCCAACAAGGGTGCGGTGGCCGGTCTCGGCCTGCACAAGGGCGTCGCGATGATCGTCGTCGGCAAGTCCAAGATCCGGCTCAAGGGCCGCCTCGCCTGGTACATGCACCGCGCGTACCACGGCATGGCCGTCCCGACGTGGAACCGCAAGATCCGCGTCTTCGCCGACTGGACGCTCGGCATGTTCCTCAAGCGCGAGGTCGTCTCGCTCGGCGCGATGGAGAACCCGCGCGAGGAGTTCTACGAGGCCGCCCGACCGGTCCCGGCCGCGGCATCCGCCGGAGCGAAGGACGCCGACCGCACCAAGGCCCGCGCCTCGTAA
- a CDS encoding type II toxin-antitoxin system RelE family toxin, translating into MKYAFRFTTTARRQLRGIRRTDAMRILTALTALGDDPYAEGHDVKKLVGTSDLYRLRVGSFRVAYRVDDGALVVLVVTVGNRREVYRRT; encoded by the coding sequence GTGAAGTACGCGTTCCGGTTCACCACCACAGCCAGGCGGCAACTCCGCGGCATCCGCCGAACCGATGCCATGCGAATCCTGACCGCGCTGACAGCTCTCGGCGATGACCCGTACGCCGAGGGCCACGACGTGAAGAAGCTCGTCGGCACCTCGGATCTCTACCGGCTTCGGGTCGGTTCCTTCCGCGTCGCCTACCGGGTAGACGACGGCGCACTCGTCGTGCTGGTCGTCACGGTGGGCAACCGGCGGGAGGTCTACCGGCGTACGTGA
- a CDS encoding DsbA family oxidoreductase encodes MSTDAHRITVYSDLGCPWASLALHHLRRAAREEGVEPAVDHRAFPLELFNARPTPKHILDPEIAVVAEVEPALGWRPWSRPDAEYPVTTLLAMEAVQAAKHLDGYAASDQLDAALRHALYAESRCVSVHTEVVAVAARCPLVDAERLETALRRGTHRADVFAQWEEARGPAVQGSPHLFLPDGSDVHNPGVTFTWPKGTPAPVITAYDPSVWNRLVKR; translated from the coding sequence ATGAGCACCGACGCCCACCGCATCACCGTCTACTCGGACCTCGGCTGCCCCTGGGCCTCCCTGGCCCTGCACCACCTGCGGCGGGCCGCCCGCGAGGAGGGCGTCGAACCGGCCGTCGACCACCGCGCGTTTCCGCTGGAGCTGTTCAACGCCCGCCCCACCCCCAAGCACATCCTCGACCCGGAGATCGCCGTCGTCGCGGAGGTCGAGCCCGCCCTCGGCTGGCGGCCCTGGAGCCGCCCGGACGCCGAGTACCCGGTGACCACACTGCTTGCCATGGAGGCCGTGCAGGCCGCCAAGCACCTCGACGGGTACGCCGCGAGCGACCAGCTCGACGCCGCGCTGCGGCACGCCCTCTACGCCGAGTCCCGCTGCGTCAGCGTGCACACCGAGGTCGTCGCCGTCGCGGCGCGGTGCCCGCTCGTGGACGCCGAACGCCTCGAGACCGCGCTGCGCCGGGGCACCCACCGGGCCGACGTCTTCGCCCAGTGGGAGGAGGCCCGGGGACCGGCCGTGCAGGGCAGCCCGCACCTCTTCCTGCCCGACGGCTCGGACGTCCACAACCCCGGCGTCACCTTCACCTGGCCGAAGGGCACCCCCGCACCCGTGATCACCGCCTACGACCCCTCGGTGTGGAACCGCCTGGTGAAGCGCTGA
- a CDS encoding DUF501 domain-containing protein produces the protein MDTPPPPTEPTPPTEADVAAFKAQLGRPPRGLRAIAHRCPCGQPDVVETAPRLEDGTPFPTTYYLTCPRAASAIGTLEAEGVMKEMTARLATDPELAAAYRAAHEDYLARRDAIEVLEGFPSAGGMPDRVKCLHVLVGHSLAAGPGVNPLGDEALAMLPEWWRKGSCVPTAPAADSAPAADSDSDSEESDR, from the coding sequence ATGGACACTCCGCCGCCCCCGACCGAACCCACGCCGCCCACCGAGGCGGACGTCGCCGCCTTCAAGGCGCAGCTCGGCCGGCCGCCGCGCGGCCTGCGGGCCATCGCCCACCGCTGCCCCTGCGGACAGCCCGACGTCGTCGAGACGGCCCCCCGGCTGGAGGACGGCACCCCCTTCCCGACGACGTACTACCTGACCTGCCCCCGCGCGGCCTCCGCGATCGGCACGCTGGAGGCGGAGGGCGTCATGAAGGAGATGACGGCGCGCCTCGCCACCGACCCCGAGCTGGCCGCCGCCTACCGCGCCGCGCACGAGGACTACCTCGCCCGCCGTGACGCCATCGAGGTCCTGGAGGGCTTCCCCAGCGCGGGCGGCATGCCGGACCGGGTCAAGTGCCTGCACGTCCTCGTCGGCCACTCCCTCGCCGCCGGCCCCGGCGTCAACCCGCTCGGCGACGAGGCCCTGGCCATGCTGCCGGAGTGGTGGCGCAAGGGCTCCTGCGTCCCCACCGCCCCGGCCGCCGACTCCGCCCCGGCCGCCGACTCCGACTCCGACTCCGAGGAGAGCGACCGATGA
- a CDS encoding DUF5959 family protein: MYLINLTDEEQGVVVKVVSGERFEEHEGFDVLRCETTVSSAFVNGHLDLFVTSYDLDDWSAALDSLASGDDVTWLQSGRSPRLRVDLEGESGCTEISVYDVVDSMICTTVPVRTEEDWITTHRRMLDAVRGAFPLTR; the protein is encoded by the coding sequence ATGTACCTGATCAATCTGACCGACGAAGAGCAGGGCGTCGTGGTCAAGGTGGTGAGCGGGGAGCGTTTCGAGGAGCACGAAGGATTTGACGTCCTCAGATGCGAGACCACCGTGTCGAGCGCTTTCGTCAACGGGCACCTGGACCTGTTTGTCACCTCGTACGACCTCGATGACTGGAGCGCCGCGCTGGACTCCCTCGCGTCAGGCGACGACGTCACCTGGCTGCAGAGTGGACGCTCCCCCCGCCTCAGGGTCGACCTCGAAGGGGAAAGCGGCTGCACGGAGATCAGCGTCTACGACGTCGTCGATTCCATGATCTGCACCACCGTCCCCGTCAGGACGGAAGAGGACTGGATCACCACACACCGGAGGATGCTCGACGCCGTGCGCGGCGCCTTCCCGCTGACACGCTAG
- a CDS encoding type II toxin-antitoxin system Phd/YefM family antitoxin, whose protein sequence is MTENSATVREARAHLAEHINQAADGTPTVITRNGTPVAAVVPIADFEALEEAADVMLAREAEAVLAEGGPTVTMAELLADLFTEQTDDAA, encoded by the coding sequence ATGACCGAGAACAGCGCGACCGTCAGGGAAGCACGCGCGCACCTCGCAGAACACATCAACCAGGCCGCCGACGGTACGCCGACGGTGATCACGCGCAACGGCACGCCCGTGGCGGCCGTGGTGCCGATCGCGGACTTCGAGGCGCTGGAGGAGGCAGCCGACGTCATGCTGGCCCGAGAGGCGGAAGCGGTGCTGGCCGAAGGCGGTCCCACCGTGACCATGGCCGAGCTGCTGGCGGACCTGTTCACCGAGCAGACCGACGATGCGGCGTGA
- a CDS encoding LysM peptidoglycan-binding domain-containing protein: MLFTEKGSERSRNRQPVVVRLAASLAGFAGAAVGGPVVMAGSAQAASVETWEKVAECESSGNWRINTGNGYYGGLQFAQSSWEAAGGLRYAPRADLATKEQQIAVAERLLDMQGPGAWACAEEGGLTAGAPPANVDPEGSSTGADRPPRPQPQQQAPEQAPQAAPQTEHQHQTQQQERPQQSGEGGTYVVRAGDTLADIAQRHGTTWQELYDRNRSVVGGDPNLIFPGQRLVV, encoded by the coding sequence ATGCTGTTCACCGAGAAGGGCTCCGAACGGAGTCGCAACCGTCAGCCCGTCGTCGTCCGCCTCGCCGCCTCGCTCGCCGGTTTCGCCGGCGCCGCCGTCGGCGGTCCCGTCGTCATGGCGGGCAGCGCGCAGGCCGCTTCCGTCGAGACCTGGGAGAAGGTCGCCGAGTGCGAGTCGAGCGGTAACTGGCGCATCAACACCGGAAACGGGTACTACGGCGGACTCCAGTTCGCCCAGTCCAGCTGGGAGGCGGCCGGCGGCCTCCGCTACGCGCCGCGCGCCGACCTGGCCACCAAGGAGCAGCAGATCGCCGTCGCCGAGCGGCTGCTCGACATGCAGGGCCCGGGCGCCTGGGCCTGCGCGGAGGAGGGCGGCCTCACCGCCGGCGCCCCGCCCGCGAACGTCGACCCCGAGGGCTCCTCCACGGGCGCGGACCGGCCCCCGCGCCCGCAACCGCAGCAGCAGGCGCCCGAGCAGGCGCCCCAGGCCGCTCCCCAGACGGAGCACCAGCACCAGACCCAGCAGCAGGAGCGGCCGCAGCAGTCGGGCGAGGGCGGCACCTACGTCGTGCGGGCCGGCGACACGCTGGCCGACATCGCCCAGCGGCACGGCACCACCTGGCAGGAGCTGTACGACCGCAACCGCTCCGTCGTCGGCGGCGACCCGAACCTCATCTTCCCCGGCCAGCGTCTGGTGGTGTGA
- a CDS encoding Ppx/GppA phosphatase family protein translates to MTRVAAVDCGTNSIRLLVADLDAATGGFTELDRRMQVVRLGQDVDRTGRLAPEALERTFAACREYAEVIRSLDASRVRFVATSASRDAENRDAFVRGVVDILGVEPEVVTGDQEAAFSFTGATKELTGAGLDTPYLVTDIGGGSTELVVGTDGVSAARSVDIGCVRMTERHLVRDGAVTDPPTAEQIAAIRADVDTALDAAEKTVPLTSARTLVGLAGSVTTVAAIALDLPAYDPAATHHARVSLDRVREITDRLVHSTHAERAAIPVMHPGRVDVIAAGAVILQAVMERSGAEEVVVSEHDILDGIAWTLA, encoded by the coding sequence ATGACCCGCGTCGCCGCCGTCGACTGCGGCACGAACTCCATCCGCCTGCTCGTCGCCGACCTCGACGCGGCCACCGGCGGCTTCACCGAGCTGGACCGCCGCATGCAGGTCGTCCGGCTCGGCCAGGACGTCGACCGCACCGGCCGGCTCGCCCCCGAGGCGCTGGAGCGCACGTTCGCCGCCTGCCGCGAGTACGCCGAGGTCATCCGCTCCCTGGACGCCTCCCGGGTCCGCTTCGTCGCCACCTCGGCCTCCCGCGACGCGGAGAACCGGGACGCCTTCGTGCGCGGCGTCGTCGACATCCTCGGCGTCGAGCCCGAGGTCGTCACGGGCGACCAGGAGGCCGCGTTCTCCTTCACCGGCGCCACGAAGGAGCTCACCGGCGCGGGCCTGGACACGCCTTACCTCGTCACCGACATCGGCGGCGGCTCCACCGAACTCGTCGTCGGCACCGACGGGGTGAGCGCGGCCCGCAGCGTCGACATCGGCTGCGTCCGCATGACCGAGCGTCACCTCGTCCGCGACGGCGCCGTCACCGACCCGCCCACCGCCGAGCAGATCGCCGCCATACGGGCCGACGTGGACACGGCGCTCGACGCCGCCGAGAAGACCGTCCCGCTGACCTCCGCCCGCACCCTGGTGGGCCTGGCCGGGTCCGTCACCACCGTCGCAGCCATCGCGCTCGACCTCCCCGCCTACGACCCGGCCGCCACCCACCACGCCCGCGTCTCCCTGGACCGGGTGCGCGAGATCACCGACCGGCTCGTCCACTCCACCCACGCCGAGCGCGCCGCCATCCCCGTCATGCACCCCGGCCGCGTCGACGTCATCGCGGCCGGTGCCGTCATCCTCCAGGCGGTCATGGAGCGCTCCGGTGCCGAGGAGGTCGTCGTCTCCGAACACGACATCCTCGACGGCATCGCCTGGACCCTCGCCTGA